From Hypanus sabinus isolate sHypSab1 chromosome 9, sHypSab1.hap1, whole genome shotgun sequence:
TttttccagcctcattttctagtgattCTACACCCATTCACATCccttttttattttttacatacttgaaaaagcttttactatccactttgatattgtttgctagcttgctttcatatttcaactttactcctaatgactcttttagttgctctccatagttctttaaaagctccccaatcctctgtcttaccACTAATTTTTTGTTTGTTGTATGCactctctttagcttttacatttgttttgactttccttgtcagctgtggttataatattttgccatttgagtatttctttgttgttGGAATACACCTATCCTGCAACTTcctcccagaaactcacaccattgctgctctgctaacaTCCCTGCAGGCATCTCCTTCCAATGTACTTCGGCCAACTCCCCTCTCAttacactgtaattttctttactccactgaaatactgctacgtcagactttactttctccctatcaaatttcaagttgaactcaatcacattgtgatcactgcctcctgagggTTCTTTGACCATAGGCTCCCTAATcaactccagttcattacatgacacccagtccagtatagctgatcccctagtaggctcaatgccAAAAtgctctaaaaggccatctcatagacattcaacaaactcactctcgggATCCataatcaacctgattttcccaatcaacctgcgtGTTGAAACCTCCTATGACGGTCATAACATTGTCTTTTGaaacgccttttctatttcccattgtaatctgtggtccacatccctgttactgttgggtggcttgtttataactgccatcaggatccttttacccttgcagtttcttcactcaacccacaaggattcaacatcttctgatcctatgtcatatctttctactgatttgatgccattctttaccagtagagccatgccaccccctctgcctaccttcctatcactAACAGTGAATAACCCAACCTTGGTCAAGTTTTACTTACTTTCATTATATCACTCAGTTGTCTTCCAGTATTTAGTTCTAACAAAATTTTAGAACACCAATGCTCTCAGCAATTTTTCTTAGAGGCTCAGCTTATGCATTGAATTAATGCAATCTTATTTCAAAgatcctgattctgatctatCTGAGACTGACCATGTGACACAGGAATCTGAGACCTCAAAGCACTTCTAAGTTCAAATAGTTGATACATTCAATCCTTACCTACATTCTAATAAGACTGACATTCTTTTATCAGATATCCTGCACGAGACTGATGAAGAGACAATTAATGTGATTACATTGCTTGGTTAAATAAGCTCTCCACTGGAACAGAACTACTAAAGCATCAAATAAAGTTCTACATGTACAGTGTATCTGGGAGTTGTTAAGAAGGTGAATaatgtgttggctttcatttgtCAGGAGAATTGAGATCAAGAGCTGCAGAATaaagttgcagctctataaaaccctgattaGACTACACTTAGAATATTGAATTCAGTTCCAGtcatctcattacaggaaggatggggaagctttagagagggtgtggggatttaccaggaagctgcctggattggacagcatgtcttatgaggacagaTTGTGAGAGCTAGGGCATTtcactttggagcaaaggaagatgagaggtgacttgacagacgTACAagctgataagaggcatagattgagtggatagccaaatATTGTTTCCAGGGTGGAAATTGCTAATACCAGGgtgcataattttaaaatgagtGGAAGAAACtatagggggggatgtcagaggtaattttttatacagagagtggatgGGTGAGTGGAATATCCTGCTGAGTGTAGaacctcttagataggcaaatggatgttagaaatatggaaggctatgtatgagggaagggttagattgatcttacgactaggttaaaagatcagccaaAAGAAACCTTTCAGAAGCTAGTTCAGTATCATTCTTCTAAGTGGTATCTGAGATTTTCCAGTATTTCAATATTTTTTTATTCTAAGTCAGAAATGGACACTGTATGTCATGATAGTTGTAGGAATATGTGAATAGCTCCAGGAACTTGAGGGTCAAATACATTCTAGCTATTACAATGAAAGGCTGGTATTCACCTGGATTTCTTTTAGGGTCACTTATACTACATTGAAGATGCCATAAAAAAGGAGAAACTTTTAGAACTCATCTTATAGCTTCTATCTCTTAAAAATCTTCTTACCTCATCTTTCCCCATTAAGATCTTTGTACTAAAAGTGGGTTTGCCGATTTCATTTGCAACAACATGTGGTGTCACAGAAATCAAAGTCCCCATTTTGCCATACTGTGTGACCAAAAGAAAGACATGATCACTGAATATTGTACATACGACCTCTGTCAGGATTCCACCAATGGCTTCTGCAGCCTGCTTAGACTGGATGATACTTTTTGCTGCCATAAAACTTCTGAGATTGACACGCAGGCCGTTTCAAATCCAATGCACAGAGCCACAGTATTCAAAAGATCATTATCTAAATTAAGAAGAGATTCATATCAATGTATTTTGAAGATATCAGATAATTCCTATTCCGGGTGCATTTCACCCATAATATAAGTAAAATATACAGATTCTTAGACAAAACATATGATTTCATTTGCCTTAAGTCTCAGGCTGTACATTTGGTGGGTGGCAGGAAAATAATTTCACACAATTGTGCAATAAGTTCACATTGAGTTTAGCAGTCCAAGTTTTTGGTGTCAGACATGGAAGTAATCCAGTCTTTCCATTCCCTGAAGCCCAGACGTTATGGCTTTAAGACACTCCCCAGAGACTCGAAAGATAAATctagactggcagctcagtgtcaGTGAGAAGTGCTGCCTCAGAAGTACATCCATCTGAGGAAAATCTAAACACAGGCCACACTGGTTCTCGCAGGTAGACACAAAGAATTTCCCAACATCATTTCAAAAAGCAAAGGAGACAGTTCCTTATGGACTTTACCAGTCAGTTTACCAGTCAAGTGAGCGGGGCCTGTTGGAACTTGTCTGCAGAGCAAGGCATTAGTAACTTAACAAGGGCCAATAAGAAGAAGTGAGGTGTAACCAGAATGGTCATTGTGCGAGTGGACCAGGGTTAGAGTGGTCAGACTTTGGATCAACAGGCAGAGGCCAAGGGTGCTGAGTCACTTGCAATCCCCTAGCTGATTGTATGGTACCACAGGGTCTCCCTAATGCACCAAACCTTAGCTCCTGACGAACAAGCTCAAGGAAGTTGGACTTACGCAGGACCATCTGGGGGGCTAAAACCTCACAAATGAAACTTTGATCACACACAGAGTACAGGCTTCAGATGGTAGATGGGTAACCATCAGGAGAGTTAAAGGGGGGGTGGTAAGCAGTCAGTGAAGAGTTCCCCTCTGTAATAAGTAGACTCCTTTGGATCCTGCTGAGGGCAAAGACACATCAgggcacaacagcagcagcagctgGGCCAGTGCCACTGTAACCGGCCCGGGGGCTCATGGGGAAGAATAAAGTCAGGCAGAGTGATAGCgataggagactcgatagttagggggatggacagaagattctgtggccacaaaagagATGCCTGGATGCTGTGTTACCTCTCTGATGCTAGAATCCAGACTGGCTGCAGAATATTTTGAAGAGGGATAGTGAGTAGCCCTAGTGAGGACGTGGTGCACATTGGCAACAATGACATAGAGAAAAAGGGAGTAAGAGGTCCTGCGCAGTGAACATAAGGAGTTAGGAGAGAGGTTAAAGAGCAGGTCCTTCAAGGTATTCCTCTTTGGATGActcccagtgccacatgctagtcagggcaATAATAAGATGATAGTAAAGATGAATAAGTGGCTGAGTAACTGGtgaagggggcagggtttcaggttttTGGGTTATTGGAATATCTTCTGGGTCAGGGGTGACATGCACAAGAGGGATGGGCGGCACCTGACTTGGAAggaaaccaatatcctggccagaAGGCTTACTCGTGCTACTTGGgtaggtttaaactagtttggcaggtgGATGGAAGCCAGAGAACCTGGTCATAAAGTGGAGGCATGGAGAGAAAGATAGATGATAGAACCAGTAAAAACAGGTAGAACCAAAGTAATAGACACGACACGGTGAGTAGTTTTGAAATATGTGTACGTTAACACTAGGAGcattatgggtaaaggtgatgaacttagagcatgaatcagtacatggaactatgatgttgtggacattacaaagacttggttgagagagggacaggaatggatGCTTAATGTCTCGGGGTTTTGAtggtttagaaaagatagagagggagGTAAATGAGGTGAGGCAGTTGCACGACGAattagggacaatatcacagctgcagtcAGAAGACAAGGCTAGTGGTTGAAGTGACTACTTGCAGCTGGAGATCTGTGATGAGTGGTTTTCCACAGGAATGTTTACTGGGTCCTCTGCTGTTTTGGATGCATATAAATtatgaaaatatagatgggtatgttcgtaagtttgcagatgatatgaagattagtgtggtgttgtggatagtgtagaaaagtggcaaagaatacaagaggatatagatcagttgcagatagcAGTGGAGTTTAAcccggccaaatgtgaagtgctaCACCTTGGTAGGTGAAATGTAAAGAGACAATACACTGCTAAGTGCATgaaccttaacagtgttgatgagcagaaggATCTTGGTTACCCAAGTTCATAAAAGTGGCTAAATgggttgatagagtggttatgaaGATACAAAgtgctttgaaaaagtattcagcccccacaactattttcacattttactgtctcatttctaAATAGGATTTTCGagttaatctacaaaacattgcgtATTAGGTCAAATCAGAAGTAAAATTCCAAAACCTACCCCAGCAGAAACCACTAACCCTAATGCAGCAAAATAAGAAGGATTTGATGCTACAGCTACTAAACCTAAAATAAAACTTACTATTAAAATCAACATTACATATGTTATTTATTCCTACTTAGACTTTAACTAAGACCTTTAATCTAAAACCAGGCTGGAGaagtactcacccctttgtaattacaacgctaactttcctcaggtatAATACTGAACTACCTTACCACCTCACCCAATTTGCTGATGTAGAAAATTGCAGGGTTACCTGACTGAATACCCTCTCtgtgtaaggtccaacagtacaTTAGATTTTCaatagaccaaaccaaaatgaaaacaaaaatgcaCTCAAGGCAAGTCAAGGAAATGATAACAGAGAAACACAGATCTGGGGAAGGGTGccagaccatctcaaaggcactgaacagaCCTCAGTGCAGTTCattgtgaaaaagtggaaaaaatataaAACCACAGCCTGCCTCTCTAAACTTAGCTGCTGGAGAAGAATAGTATTTGTAGGAGCAGCTACTGTGATGCTAAGAGCCACTCTGAATGAGctacagaagtcagtggctgcaattgGAGATGAAGGTCATGGCTCCataatctctaaggccttgcacaaaaagggtatttatggaagggtggaaaggaagaagccctggctaaaaagAAAGCATGTTCTTGCCTGTCAAGACTTTGCAAAAGTGTCACTTAGACGATACTATAAAGATGTCCCAAGGTCAGATGAGACTTAAGTGAACTTTAAGTGCCACTCCCTAACTAACCTGGcatgcttgagcagttttgtaaggagagaTGGGGAAatccatcatgttgtgcaaaaCTAGTAAAGACTTATCCAAGAAGACTACAGGCTGTAATAACTGTGAGAGGTGCTACAaccaagtactgagcaaaggaggAGGATTATTTTAGAAtcactgacatttcagtttttcaaTTTTTAGTTTATCATGTTTTACAATTTTCCACATTTTTTCGGCTCTACCAggaaaaaaaggagcatgtgattcaaaaataaaaattttcagttaaattgatcaaaatccctggttgtaatatgcACTTAtgtgaacaaaaggttgacacTGAATATCCTTGCATTTATTAATTGAAGCGTTAatattcaaaagtcaggaagttatgttgcagctttattaaACTCTAGTTGGgccccatctggagtattgtacacagttctggttgccccattggaggaaggatgttgaggctttggaaagggtgcagaagtggtttacctggattggagggcatgtgcCTTAAAGACAGGTTTAACAAACTTGagttttctctggaacagcagaggccgagaggagatctgatagaagtctATCTGATTataaagggcacagatagagtagacagacagtatcttttactCAGATATTGGAAATGACTAAATcctgagggcatgcatttaaggtgaggggggtaatttcaaaggagattttGAGAgacaaattttttttttacaaagaatggtgggtgcctgaaatgcactggctggggtggtggcagagacagAAACATTAGATGTTTTTAAGAGACTGGTttggttggccatttgattactgatttaaatggttcggcacaaccttgtgggctaaAGGACTTGTTCTTTCCTGTGCTcaactcttctatgttctacccCGAGGTTGTGGTATCATTACAACCTTTCTCTTTGTGAGATCTTCCTCGGCGTAAACACCTTAACATCAGGCATCTATGAAGGTCTGCCGGCCTGCGGTGGGTACAAATGTCCTGACGGGGCTGCTCACTGGCAGAGATGCCATCGCTTGCTGCCAGTAATACACACCCCAAAGTCCTTTTCCAATTCAACCCATGCTTGTGGTTTGATGCTGCACATCTCTccacttccatcacatttctgTCAACCCTTTATGCATCATATATTCTTTTTCCAATTCCCCCACAATTTTTGTTGCAGCGTTTATTTTTCtagtcaatctaatccttccaaGGCATATACAAACCTACATCCTTCCAAAGACTCCAGTCCCCTGAATCCTCCTGACACCCTCATTACTTCCACCATCCCTTAATATCCTTCGATTACCTTCCCTTCCCCAATATGCTTTTCTCATCCGCTTCACCATCCCTACCCCAATGAGAAAGAGATGGGAGTCTATTAGCATGGCAATGTCAGCAAAATGAAAAAGCTGCCATCCTCTCCCACCAACTGCTCATTTCTACCTAATACCCAAAATACACAAACCAGACTGTCCCTGTGGGCCTACTCCAACACAATGAACTCATGTCCACATACCTCGACTCCAGTTTATCCCCCTTATTTCAGTCCCTCctcacctacatctgtgacacttcacacactctcgATCTCTTCAACAATTTTCACTTTGATCACCTTGTTTTCTctgtggatgtccagtcccaGTACACTTCCATCCACCATCAAGAAGGccctaaagctctctgcttctttctagaTAACAGACCTAACCAGTTTCCCTTCACCATCACCCTATCCCCTGTGGCAGAACTAGCAGTCACACTCAACAATTTCCCTTTTGGCTCCTCCTACTTTTTCCAAACCCAAAGTGAAGCTATGGGGACCAGCATGGGCTCCGTTACTGTATATTTGCCTTTTCAtaggctacatggaacagtccatgttctaagCATTCGTTAGTAACACTCCCCAATTCTTTCTATGCtacactaatgactgcattggtgctgtttcatgcacTCACGCTGaatttgtcaatttcatcaacattGACTCCAACTTCCAACCTACCCTCaaattcatttggtccatttctgTCACCTCTCTCaatctccggtttcctcctacagtacaAAGGCATAcccattagtaggttaattggtcattgtaaattgccccatgttTAGGCTAGGACTAAATCAGGGGTTTGCTAGGTGACATGGCTTGAAGGACCTATTCAGCATTTTATCTCATTAAATTTCTCTAacctccagtaatttctccccctcctccttcacccgtattccatttcccattctggctccccttacctcttctcttctcatctgcccattacctcctggtcctcctcctccttctcctcctcctcttctatcagctgccttcttcttcagtcttttaccacctatcacctccccagcTTCTCATgtcaacccctccccacccacctatctTAACACAGGAACATATAagaccacctatcacctccccagcTTCTCacgtcaccccctccccacccacctatctTAACACAGGAACATATAagaccacctatcacctccccagcTTCTCacgtcaccccctccccacccacctatctTAACACAGGAACATATAAgaccaccaatcacctccccaGCTTCTCacgtcaccccctccccacccacctatcacctccccagcTTCTCatgtcaccccctccccacccacctatctTAACACAGGAACATATAagaccacctatcacctcccagcttctcatgtcaccccctccccacccacctatctTAACACAGGAACATATAagaccacctatcacctcccagcttctcatgtcaccccctccccacccacctatctTAACACAGGAACATATAagaccacctatcacctcccagcttgtcacgtcaccccctccccacccacctatctTAACACAGGAACATATAagaccacctatcacctcccagcttgtcacgtcaccccctccccacccacctatcttaacatagaaacacaaaaaacctgcagcacaatacaggcccttccacccacaatgctgaaattacctcgggttacccatagccctctatttttctaaaccccatgtacctattcaggagtctctgaaaagatcctatcgtatccgcctccaccgttATCACCAGCCGCCcattcacgcactcaccactctctgtgtaaaaaagctcTTCTGCCTCAACtggcttcaccgatcaccttctagcttgtcctcattcctctcccccaccttatttattctggcttcttccccattcctttccagttctgatgaaacatCACCTCTTTATTACCTTCCATAGttactgcctgacttactgaggccctccagcattttgtgtcagttacactggatttccagtatctgctgaatctcttatgTTGAAGAAGCTTGCCTCCGACTTCAGGAAGCAGGGCTCCCGTCTGTCCCAAAGGTGCTGAGGTGGAGAAGGTTGAGAGCTCCAAATTCCCAGGTATAAGTAGCACTAATAATTTGCCCTTGTCCAACCACATGGATGCTATGGTCTTAAAAATCACATCAATACCTCTACTTTTTCAATAAGCTAAGGATATTCTGAATTTCCCTGGTGACTCTTAACCGATTTTTATATacgcaccacagaaagcatctattcagatgcatcacagcttgatacCGGCAACTACTCTGACCTCCTTCAAGAGGGCCACAACTTTATCGTAGTGTTTGGAGGCTTGcacgcctcaatgacccagagttatgttggctggagtcagggccttgtgcacTTGGTAGGGTCAaccgtgccaaacaggtcaaagggtagaggccaccaggctcaggggttcagctcaggcctaacaaccctgactggtcaaacaaaattgttaagaAAACAGCAATGTgtgacagtacagtacagacagatAGTGACAGAGGACCCTGAACACCAGCTGCATTAACAGGCAGTAAGAAGACCAACCTGGTGCATTATGTACTCTGTTGCTCTCTAACTATAGTTGGATGTTAATGTGTTGCATATTAAAATAACATCTGTAGTGGGCCCATTGCTTATAAGGAAAGACTGTACAGACTACATTTGGTTTTGTGTTGGTTTAGGAAACTGTTTAAGAATGTGTTTGAAATGTACATGTTTCAGACATTCTtaacagagtggatttggagaaggTACTTCAGATATATCCTCATGAGAGAATCCAGAACTATGGGGGAGGGGTAAGGGAGGGAGGGCAACAGCATATTTTAATAAAAATGGAAGGAATGATAGCCGAGACTTTGAATCTTTTCAAGGCAGTGGTAAATGTAGataagcaagaggttaaagatgatGGTGTAAATACAAAATGATGTTACTATCAATTTAGCTA
This genomic window contains:
- the psmg3 gene encoding proteasome assembly chaperone 3, with amino-acid sequence MAAKSIIQSKQAAEAIGGILTEVVCTIFSDHVFLLVTQYGKMGTLISVTPHVVANEIGKPTFSTKILMGKDEPLTHVYAKHLVTFVCEESGNKPVLLALALKDPNLENIKSIKQLIQSCRLW